Proteins encoded within one genomic window of Arachis ipaensis cultivar K30076 chromosome B08, Araip1.1, whole genome shotgun sequence:
- the LOC107612602 gene encoding uncharacterized protein LOC107612602 isoform X2 has translation MFAMSSSSLLSTSTLLELEGDKEALEEYLGEKTFTLTTANLKAFVSKNKKKEKEGSSTKIVKEGEGGVGKLDGSFKRKRGDGSPKVVDLTATRDGSAIFTLEEISATYESQVVLHGYREGPCNSLWSSGYPFMAVADEVAQVDSDVKIIHDVGKVGVARYLQVIGARLLSIGRTSELDDILEGDQVAAIKKLKESLEERDARAEKLKTKVRGLKEKVKNVESELQKVRRDLESKVEEAEKANAQIPELQEEVLSAFTLGFDRAIAQIGVLSPSFDVSKLDVTKIVSNGQLLDDEALSDKGDGSASVGKVD, from the exons ATGTTTGCAATGTCGTCTTCTTCTTTACTTTCTACGTCTACTCTTCTGGAGCTTGAAGGGGATAAGGAGGCATTGGAGGAGTATCTAG GTGAGAAAACTTTCACGCTCACTACGGCGAATTTGAAGGCTTTTGTTTCgaagaacaaaaagaaagaaaaggagggATCCTCTACCAAGATAGTTAAAGAAGGTGAGGGAGGTGTGGGGAAGCTTGATGGAAGTTTTAAGAGGAAGAGAGGTGATGGTTCACCAAAGGTTGTTGACCTTACTGCTACGAGAGATGGTTCTGCCATTTTTACTCTTGAGGAGATAAGTGCTACTTATGAGAGTCAGGTGGTTCTTCATGGTTATAGGGAAGGTCCGTGTAATTCTCTATGGTCCTCTGGGTACCCGTTTATGGCTGTGGCTGACGAGGTTGCTCAGGTGGATTCTGATGTTAAAATAATTCATGATGTAGGAAAGGTTGGGGTTGCTCGCTATTTACAG GTGATTGGGGCTAGGCTTCTTTCTATTGGTCGGACTTCAGAGTTggatgatatcttggagggtgatCAGGTTGCTGCAATTAAGAAACTGAAAGAGTCTTTGGAGGAGAGGGATGCTCGGGCTGAGAAGTTAAAAACTAAAGTTAGGGGGTTGAAGGAGAAGGTAAAGAATGTTGAGTCTGAGCTTCAGAAAGTTAGGCGAGATCTTGAGTCAAAAGTTGAGGAGGCTGAAAAGGCAAATGCTCAGATTCCTGAGCTGCAAGAGGAGGTTTTGTCAGCCTTTACTCTTGGGTTTGACCGTGCTATAGCTCAGATAGGAGTGTTATCTCCCTCTTTTGATGTTAGTAAATTAGATGTTACAAAAATTGTTAGTAATGGTCAGTTGCTCGATGATGAAGCTCTGTCCGATAAGGGGGACGGGAGTGCTTCTGTTGGGAAAGTAGACTGA
- the LOC107612599 gene encoding uncharacterized protein LOC107612599 → MEFIASSSTYCPAATPTPTSSLPPRSSSSSTASFPFRPPSLRGCACRAILSTHTTQKEKNGMLGARSSDLDQLSGLTALSPLDGRYWGKVKELAPFMSEYGLIYYRVLVEIKWLLKLSQIPEIVEVPSFSEDARSYLQGVIDGFSVSDALEIKNIEKVTNHDVKAVEYFLKQKCQSNAEVAKVLEFFHFACTSEDINNLAHGLMLKEAMGSVMFPVMDKIIKSLCNMAKDNAQVSMLSRTHGQPASPTTLGKEMAIFAVRLSRERKELSQVEFLGKFAGAVGNYNAHVVAYPDVNWPQIAEEFVKSLGLSFNPYVPQIETHDYMAKLFHSLIQFNNILIDFDRDVWGYISLGYFKQITKAGEIGSSTMPHKVNPIDFENSEGNLGVANGGLSHLSMKLPISRWQRDLTDSTVLRNMGVGIGHSLLAYKSTLQGIGKLQVNEARLSEDLKQCWEVLAEPIQTVCICYLDFYMIIWFYISFVKKNKYCRDVLFTCHRI, encoded by the exons ATGGAGTTCATTGCTTCTTCTTCCACCTACTGCCCTGCCGCAACTCCCACTCCAACTTCCTCACTCCCacctcgttcttcttcttcttctactgctTCCTTCCCCTTTCGTCCTCCTTCTCTCAGAGGCTGCGCTTGCAGAGCCATACTCAGCACCCACACCACCCAGAAGGAGAAGAACGGCATGCTCGGAGCTCGTTCCTCTGATTTGGATCAACTTTCTGGTTTGACTGCATTGTCCCCATTGGATGGCCGCTATTGGGGGAAAGTTAAGGAATTGGCTCCTTTTATGAGTGAATACGGCCTCATCTACTACAGGGTTCTTGTTGAG ATAAAATGGTTGTTGAAGCTGTCTCAGATTCCTGAAATTGTTGAGGTTCCGAGTTTCAGTGAAGATGCCAGGTCTTATTTACAAGGCGTGATTGATGGCTTTAGTGTGAGTGATGCCTTGGAGATAAAGAATATTGAGAAGGTGACTAATCATGATGTTAAGGCAGTGGAGTACTTCTTGAAACAAAAATGCCAATCGAATGCTGAAGTGGCTAAG GTGCTTGAATTTTTTCACTTTGCTTGCACGTCCGAGGATATAAATAACCTCGCCCACGGGTTGATGCTGAAAGAAGCAATGGGATCTGTAATGTTTCCTGTCAtggataaaataattaaatcctTGTGTAACATGGCTAAAGATAATGCTCAAGTCTCAATGCTTTCTCGCACTCATGGACAG CCAGCTTCACCAACAACTTTGGGAAAGGAAATGGCTATATTTGCTGTGAGATTAAGCAGAGAAAGGAAGGAATTATCTCAGGTTGAGTTTTTGGGGAAATTTGCTGGTGCGGTTGGAAATTACAATGCACATGTTGTTGCATACCCTGATGTTAACTGGCCTCAAATTGCAGAAGAGTTTGTAAAATCTCTTGGATTAAGTTTTAATCCTTATGTTCCTCAG ATTGAAACTCATGACTACATGGCAAAACTATTTCATTCGCTCATCCAGTTCAACAATATATTAATTGACTTTGATAGAGACGTATGGGGCTATATATCCTTGGGTTATTTTAAGCAG ATCACAAAGGCTGGGGAGATTGGGTCGTCAACTATGCCTCACAAAGTGAATCctattgattttgaaaatagtgAAGGTAATCTAGGTGTTGCTAATGGAGGTCTGTCTCATCTAAGCATGAAATTGCCGATTTCACGTTGGCAG aGGGACTTGACTGATTCAACTGTCTTACGGAACATGGGTGTAGGAATTGGTCATTCCCTTCTTGCTTACAAAAGCACACTTCAAGGAATAGGAAAGCTTCAG GTTAACGAAGCTCGCTTGAGTGAAGACTTGAAACAATGCTGGGAGGTGCTAGCTGAACCAATACAAACTGTATGTATATGCTACCTAGATTTTTACATGATTAtttggttttatatttcttttgttaagaaGAACAAATATTGTCGAGATGTATTATTTACTTGTCATAGAATATAG
- the LOC107612602 gene encoding uncharacterized protein LOC107612602 isoform X1: MHRRLVTVVSSPFRLQPKKRNKASVALRAPCPLLSFSTLQNSGEKTFTLTTANLKAFVSKNKKKEKEGSSTKIVKEGEGGVGKLDGSFKRKRGDGSPKVVDLTATRDGSAIFTLEEISATYESQVVLHGYREGPCNSLWSSGYPFMAVADEVAQVDSDVKIIHDVGKVGVARYLQVIGARLLSIGRTSELDDILEGDQVAAIKKLKESLEERDARAEKLKTKVRGLKEKVKNVESELQKVRRDLESKVEEAEKANAQIPELQEEVLSAFTLGFDRAIAQIGVLSPSFDVSKLDVTKIVSNGQLLDDEALSDKGDGSASVGKVD, translated from the exons ATGCACCGTCGTCTTGTTACCGTCGTCTCGTCGCCGTTTCGTTTACAACccaaaaaaagaaacaaagcttcGGTAGCGCTGAGAGCCCCTTGCCCCCTTCTCTCCTTCTCCACTCTCCAGAACTCAG GTGAGAAAACTTTCACGCTCACTACGGCGAATTTGAAGGCTTTTGTTTCgaagaacaaaaagaaagaaaaggagggATCCTCTACCAAGATAGTTAAAGAAGGTGAGGGAGGTGTGGGGAAGCTTGATGGAAGTTTTAAGAGGAAGAGAGGTGATGGTTCACCAAAGGTTGTTGACCTTACTGCTACGAGAGATGGTTCTGCCATTTTTACTCTTGAGGAGATAAGTGCTACTTATGAGAGTCAGGTGGTTCTTCATGGTTATAGGGAAGGTCCGTGTAATTCTCTATGGTCCTCTGGGTACCCGTTTATGGCTGTGGCTGACGAGGTTGCTCAGGTGGATTCTGATGTTAAAATAATTCATGATGTAGGAAAGGTTGGGGTTGCTCGCTATTTACAG GTGATTGGGGCTAGGCTTCTTTCTATTGGTCGGACTTCAGAGTTggatgatatcttggagggtgatCAGGTTGCTGCAATTAAGAAACTGAAAGAGTCTTTGGAGGAGAGGGATGCTCGGGCTGAGAAGTTAAAAACTAAAGTTAGGGGGTTGAAGGAGAAGGTAAAGAATGTTGAGTCTGAGCTTCAGAAAGTTAGGCGAGATCTTGAGTCAAAAGTTGAGGAGGCTGAAAAGGCAAATGCTCAGATTCCTGAGCTGCAAGAGGAGGTTTTGTCAGCCTTTACTCTTGGGTTTGACCGTGCTATAGCTCAGATAGGAGTGTTATCTCCCTCTTTTGATGTTAGTAAATTAGATGTTACAAAAATTGTTAGTAATGGTCAGTTGCTCGATGATGAAGCTCTGTCCGATAAGGGGGACGGGAGTGCTTCTGTTGGGAAAGTAGACTGA